The sequence CCTTTTGCAATATACTTGTCTTTAGCTCTGACAAAGTATTTGTTGACCAGATAAAAACACTCACCGATTTTGTATCAGTGAACTTAACACCGTGCCttttgctgttttttattttttcagagcAATGGACTAGAACAAAAAAATTCTCCTCACTATCTATTTGGGAAGGTGTGAAAATGACCCTTTACCATCACATCACTCCCTCCTGGTTAGTATATATAGACGTTTTTGGTGCAAGCATAACCCCTAGACCCCTATTATGCTTTATACATATTTGACCAAATACACAGAAACCGCTAAATTCCTGCCACGGTTTCTAGCCTTTCTGCATATCAACATAAACCGCTGAAGGGGTGTTGCGGTTTGTGTTCATTTGAAATTCATGAGACCCCTCTCGCGATTTATATagcttaataaaaaattatatttacgaGAAGGTTGTACTATTATATGTAGTACTATTATATTATGAGAAGGTTATTGATTTATGGATGTACTTCATTCTTTTTGGTAGAATAATAAATATTAACTAGTTTTTGTagcttaaattataaaataaaatttatatataattgataaagatttatttattttgtacTTTAAAAGTTcatgttaaaattataaattaaaaatattttattaaaaatataaaaaatttaaaatctcctACGAAGGTTAGTTAAACTCAATTGTTAATTCATATTTATAGTGGATAGTAGAGTCAATGTGAATATTATTCGCTAACAGTGTAGTGTCCCTAAAAAATGTTACTACACATGGTAGAACAATAATTAGACATTGACTGTATTGCTAACATAGATTACTACTCCAGATTTCTTTTAGTCAAcggcgcttttttttttttaataaaaatcaaatgaTCTAATTTTTATACTTCTAACAAATCGAATgatccaatttttatttttttaataaaaatcaaatgaTCTAATTTTTATACTTCTAACAAATCGAATgatccaatttttatttttttaattaaacagtTTTATATTTGAGAATAACATCAACAGTCCACACTTCAACAAAACAGCATTGTAACTccaatatcaaaaacaaaaagttCTTAATCAACACCTTCAATTaaaagataaactataaaatagaaaataatcgTGTGCAGTGCAAGTAAATGAACAGCTCAGATTTGCCGACCGTTGCATTTAAATCCCAAAGCCAACCTTTgcccttcaaaattcaaattcgaCCGTTGCCCTTCTTTCAAAGCTACTGCCCTTCTTACAAAGCTACactttctcctccttcttctacttCTGTTGCCCTTCTTACAAAGCTCCCACTTTCTCCTCCTTCTACTtctccttcctttcttcttcttcatactCACTTCATAATTATGGACCGTTGAGGATTCTTTTCTTTATTATCTCTCTCTTCACCTtaatttccttcttcttcttcttcgtctagTTACTATTTCTAGTTCAGTCTTTGATCCAGTAAAATGGTGAAATCCCCTTCCTCTCCCTCTCCTGTGACCATAACGGTCTCTTCCGGAGGAAAAGAAAGCGGAAGCAGAAGCATAGGACTAACCAGTCCAGTTCCGCGCGCTTCCATCTCCAATAACCCTAATTCCCCCCTAAGGAGAGCTTCTGGTGGCGGCGGCGGCAGTGTTGTAAGGAGGTTATCAGGCGGAGGAGCCAACAACTATTCCTCAATTTCAAATACTACAGAAGAATTCAACTCAGAGTACTACACATACACTGTTCAAATTCCTGCCACTCCTGAACGCCAGCCATTGACAACCTCACAGACAAGCCTTCCCGAATATGGCAATAACACCGGAAAACCCGAGACAAGCTACATCTCAGGAACAATCTTCACTGGAGGGTTCAACTCCGTGACCCGAGGGCATGTCATTGAGTGTTCCATGGAGCAAGAGGAGCCaacaaagaaaactaaatccATGTGTGGAATGAAAGGCTGCGACGAGAAAGCGATTCAAGGAAGGTCCAGCGGTGGTCCTTGCGAGTGCGGGTTCAAGATATGCAGAGAGTGTTACTTGGAATGTGTCGGAAATGGAGGAGGCAAGTGCCCTGGTTGCAAAGAGCCTTACAAGTATGTGAGTGATGATGAAGATGACGATGGCAAAGActacgacgacgacgacgatgacGAGCGTGTTTCTGAGGCTGAAGATCAGGCTTTGCCTTTGCCTTCCATGGCTGAGTTCAAGCTGGACAAGAGGCTCTCTGTTGTGAAATCATTTAAGGCGCAGAATCATCCGCCGGATTTCGATCACAACCGCTGGCTATTCGAAACGAAGGGAACTTATGGCTATGGAAATGCTGTGTGGCCTAAAGATGGACATGGAGCTGGTTCAGCTTCGGAAATCCGTCCGGATTTCGGAGAGAAAGCCAGAAGGCCCTTGACACGAAAGGTTGGAGTATCTGCTGCCATTCTCAGTCCATACAGGTTGGAGTTTATACAAATATAGAAATATTTCATTtcatttcaattcaattcaaacaatTCATTCAAGATTCAACTGTGTTTGTTTCAGGTTGCTTATTCTGTTTCGTCTTGTTGCACTTGGATTGTTTCTAACATGGAGGATTAGACACCCGAACCGCGAAGCAATGTGGCTATGGGGAATGTCCATAACTTGTGAGCTATGGTTTGCATTCTCTTGGCTTCTTGATCAGCTCCCTAAGCTCTGTCCTGTAAACAGAGTAACTGATCTCTCTGTCCTGAAAGAGCGCTTTGAGTCACCGAACCTTCGCAATCCTAAGGGGAGGTCTGATCTACCTGGAATTGACGTTTTTGTTTCCACGGCAGACCCTGAGAAGGAGCCTCCTCTTGTCACAGCAAACACCATTCTCTCCATCCTAGCCGTTGATTATCCAGTGGAAAAGATTGCTTGCTACTTGTCTGATGATGGTGGAGCTCTGTTGACATTTGAAGCTCTCGCCGAGACTGCTAGCTTTGCTAGAATTTGGGTTCCTTTCTGCAGAAAACACAGTATAGAGCCTAGAAATCCCGAAGCATATTTTGGGCAAAAGCGCGATTTTCTCAAGAACAAAGTTAGATTGGACTTTGTGAGGGAGAGGAGAAGAGTGAAAAGAGAGTATGATGAATTCAAAGTGAGAATAAACTCCTTGCCAGAGTCAATAAGGAGGAGATCAGATGCTTACAATGCTCATGAGGAGCTAAGAGCAAAGAAGAAACAATCCGAAGCCGGTATCACTGCTTCCGAACCTATCAAGGTTCCTAAGGCAACATGGATGTCCGATGGTGCTTATTGGCCTGGAACTTGGGCTTCAGCAGAACCAGACCACTCCAGAGGGGATCATGAAGGCATAATCCAGGTAACTTATTTCACTCAAATTACTCTCTAATATATTGTAAGAATTAGTGTTAACAGATATAGTTACAGAGTGTTTTGAATCATATGGAATTAAATTGCGTAAGTATTGTGTTGCGAAGTTGAATATGCATATAGATTATATAATTTAGCTATAGAATTTTTAAGTCATATGACATTAAATTATGTAATTGTTGTGTTCTGTAGTTGAATCAAAGGGTTTAGCTATGCTAGATAGTGTTTGAATTATGAGGTATTGAATTCTGCAGGCAATGTTAGCTCCTCCAAATGCAGAAGAAGAATTTGGATCAGAAGCAGATGCGGAGAATTTGATTGACACAACAGGCGTAGACATTCGATTGCCAATGCTTGTGTATGTGTCAAGAGAGAAGAGGCCTGGATATGATCACAACAAGAAAGCGGGAGCGATGAACGCACTGGTTCGAACAAGCGCAATCATGTCGAATGGACCATTCATTCTGAATCTTGACTGTGATCACTACATCTACAACTCCCTGGCTCTCAGGGAAGGCATGTGTTTTATGCTCGACAGAGGAGGTGATAGGATATGCTATGTTCAATTCCCTCAAAGATTTGAAGGCATTGATCCGAGTGACCGATATGCGAACCACAACACGGTGTTCTTTGATGTGAGCATGAGAGCTCTTGATGGATTACAAGGACCAATGTATGTGGGAACTGGCTGCATATTCAGAAGAACAGC is a genomic window of Arachis ipaensis cultivar K30076 chromosome B06, Araip1.1, whole genome shotgun sequence containing:
- the LOC107645673 gene encoding cellulose synthase-like protein D5, whose product is MVKSPSSPSPVTITVSSGGKESGSRSIGLTSPVPRASISNNPNSPLRRASGGGGGSVVRRLSGGGANNYSSISNTTEEFNSEYYTYTVQIPATPERQPLTTSQTSLPEYGNNTGKPETSYISGTIFTGGFNSVTRGHVIECSMEQEEPTKKTKSMCGMKGCDEKAIQGRSSGGPCECGFKICRECYLECVGNGGGKCPGCKEPYKYVSDDEDDDGKDYDDDDDDERVSEAEDQALPLPSMAEFKLDKRLSVVKSFKAQNHPPDFDHNRWLFETKGTYGYGNAVWPKDGHGAGSASEIRPDFGEKARRPLTRKVGVSAAILSPYRLLILFRLVALGLFLTWRIRHPNREAMWLWGMSITCELWFAFSWLLDQLPKLCPVNRVTDLSVLKERFESPNLRNPKGRSDLPGIDVFVSTADPEKEPPLVTANTILSILAVDYPVEKIACYLSDDGGALLTFEALAETASFARIWVPFCRKHSIEPRNPEAYFGQKRDFLKNKVRLDFVRERRRVKREYDEFKVRINSLPESIRRRSDAYNAHEELRAKKKQSEAGITASEPIKVPKATWMSDGAYWPGTWASAEPDHSRGDHEGIIQAMLAPPNAEEEFGSEADAENLIDTTGVDIRLPMLVYVSREKRPGYDHNKKAGAMNALVRTSAIMSNGPFILNLDCDHYIYNSLALREGMCFMLDRGGDRICYVQFPQRFEGIDPSDRYANHNTVFFDVSMRALDGLQGPMYVGTGCIFRRTALYGFSPPRATEHHGWFGRRKIKLFLRKPKKSKKEEDEVAVAINDDDADIETLLLPKRFGNSTSLAASIPVAEYQGRLLQDLQGKGTHGRPAGSLAVPREPLDAATVAEAISVISCFYEDKTEWGKRVGWIYGSVTEDVVTGYRMHNRGWRSVYCVTKRDAFRGTAPINLTDRLHQVLRWATGSVEIFFSKNNAMLASPRMKFLQRVAYFNVGMYPFTSMFLIVYCFLPAISLFTGKFIVQSLSATFLVFLLGITITLCLLALLEIKWSGITLHDWWRNEQFWLIGGTSAHPAAVLQGLLKVIAGVDISFTLTSKSATPEDGDDEFADLYVVKWSFLMVPPITIMMVNMIAIAVGVARTIYSPFPQWSKLVGGVFFSFWVLCHLFPFAKGLMGRRGKVPTIVYVWSGLLSIIISLLWVYISPPSGAAQNYMNFQFP